One region of Quercus lobata isolate SW786 chromosome 2, ValleyOak3.0 Primary Assembly, whole genome shotgun sequence genomic DNA includes:
- the LOC115976072 gene encoding UBP1-associated proteins 1C-like: MVWFQCEDCGENLKKPKLPNHFRICSATKLSCIDCGQTFGQQSVQSHTQCITEAEKYGPKGQMKVSNGSSAKLSKDSKQQVDFDINVGLSERPPWFCSLCNTSTTSKQTLLLHAEGKKHKAKARAFHAAKQPPKQAEESAPETKLPTEDTQKDELLDNKCAKEPNSQDPPKSDTEHNKSETDKGTSPLKKKRKLDASAKDDSRKKTKDDTPGDLGDGEAIHSEKAEADEIKSQLKNDTLAERSSTREDTKRKIKWKKLITSALKSNPDGVLKMRKLRKLVLKALHQSGTTEDETKLSDTLEHNINSSSRFTVENKYVRLVAKD; encoded by the exons ATGGTGTGGTTTCAGTGCGAGGATTGTGGAGAGAATCTGAAGAAGCCCAAGTTACCAAATCACTTCAGGATTTGCTCCGCCACCAAG CTTTCGTGCATAGATTGTGGACAGACATTTGGGCAGCAAAGCGTTCAAAGTCACACTCAGTGTATTACTGAGGCG GAAAAATATGGTCCAAAAGGCCAAATGAAAGTTTCAAATGGTTCAAGCGCCAAGCTCAGCAAGGATTCAAAGCAACAAGTTGattttgatataaatgttgGGTTATCTGAACGCCCACCATGGTTTTGTAG CCTCTGCAATACCAGCACTACTAGTAAGCAGACCCTGCTTCTCCATGCTGAAGGAAAGAAGCACAAGGCAAAAGCCCGAGCTTTCCATGCCGCAAAACAACCACCTAAGCAGGCAGAAGAATCTGCTCCAGAGACAAAGCTTCCAACTGAAGATACTCAAAAAGATGAATTGCTTGACAATAAATGCGCAAAGGAACCAAATTCGCAAGATCCACCCAAATCTGATACTGAGCATAACAAGTCAGAAACAGATAAAGGAACTTCACcattgaagaaaaagagaaaacttgaTGCATCTGCAAAAGATGATTCAAGAAAGAAGACCAAGGATGATACTCCTGGTGACTTAGGTGATGGGGAAGCTATTCACAGCGAAAAAGCAGAAGCAGATGAAATAAAGAGTCAGTTGAAGAATGATACATTGGCAGAACGTAGCTCAACCAGAGAAGATACGAAACGGAAAATAAAGTGGAAGAAGCTGATCACATCAGCCTTGAAATCT AATCCTGATGGAGTTCTGAAGATGAGGAAATTAAGAAAACTTGTTCTCAAGGCTCTCCATCAATCTGGCACAACAGAAGATGAAACCAAACTCAGTGATACGCTTGAGCACAAT ATCAATTCAAGCTCTAGATTCACAGTAGAGAACAAGTATGTCCGGCTGGTGGCTAAGGATTGA